The Amycolatopsis viridis genome window below encodes:
- the ilvN gene encoding acetolactate synthase small subunit, whose translation MQEHLLAVVAGPGCDVPARVAGLLLPSDVDIVGMQFSHPPDSDLWWIQLAVRVPSQDRLELLTKRLNRLVAVLRVVTLEPGAHRRQSVYVKLRPDTADLGQVGELARWFHAETLELSAAAVVLHLTAAPDQCAAFVAMLRPHGIAEVVTSAVSGVRTGARLTHRVPRSATRTHS comes from the coding sequence GTGCAAGAGCATCTGCTTGCCGTCGTCGCAGGACCGGGGTGCGACGTGCCCGCACGGGTCGCCGGTCTGCTGCTGCCCTCCGATGTGGACATCGTCGGCATGCAGTTCAGCCATCCGCCGGATTCGGACCTGTGGTGGATCCAGCTGGCGGTGCGGGTCCCGTCCCAGGACCGGCTGGAACTGCTCACGAAGCGGCTGAACCGGCTCGTGGCCGTGCTCCGGGTCGTGACGCTCGAACCCGGCGCGCACCGCAGGCAGTCGGTCTACGTCAAGCTGCGGCCGGACACCGCCGACCTCGGTCAGGTCGGGGAGCTGGCCCGGTGGTTCCACGCCGAGACCCTCGAACTCAGCGCCGCGGCGGTGGTCCTGCACTTGACCGCGGCACCCGACCAGTGCGCGGCCTTCGTCGCGATGCTCCGTCCACACGGGATCGCCGAGGTCGTCACCAGCGCGGTGTCGGGTGTGCGCACCGGTGCCCGCCTGACCCACCGTGTTCCGCGATCGGCGACGCGCACGCACTCCTAG
- a CDS encoding LysR family transcriptional regulator — protein MRVPTMNQVHLQQIECLLTLADELHFGRTAERLGYSQSRASQLIASLEHRVGARLVQRTSRRVALTRLGEQFVREVRPAYQNLATAFAHARERAMRGALEELRIGFTGMVYEEITRTFRALYEQHGVTVHTHDLPLGSPFTALTAGELDAAIIELPVHEPDLTVGFRFPAQDQFLVLARGHPLTERENLTAEELAEIDLLHREGDAPDYWKTARTPLTTPSGTPILSTTGITTIQQGLALAATGRHGMLVCRPLIEHSSRGDLDVIPVRGLEATSQLGLVWRTEHTSPQLTALAHLLDEAVHH, from the coding sequence GTGCGGGTCCCGACGATGAACCAGGTCCATCTCCAGCAGATCGAGTGCCTGCTGACCCTGGCCGACGAGCTGCACTTCGGGCGCACCGCCGAACGCCTGGGCTACTCGCAATCCCGGGCCAGCCAGCTCATCGCCTCCCTGGAACACCGCGTCGGTGCCCGCCTGGTGCAGCGCACCAGCCGCCGGGTCGCGCTGACCCGGCTCGGTGAGCAGTTCGTCCGGGAGGTCCGGCCCGCCTACCAGAACCTCGCCACGGCCTTCGCCCACGCCCGGGAGCGCGCCATGCGCGGCGCGCTGGAGGAGCTGCGGATCGGGTTCACCGGTATGGTCTACGAAGAGATCACCCGCACCTTCCGCGCGCTGTACGAGCAGCACGGGGTCACCGTGCACACCCACGACCTGCCCCTGGGCTCGCCCTTCACCGCCCTCACCGCGGGCGAGCTGGACGCGGCGATCATCGAGCTGCCGGTGCACGAACCCGACCTGACCGTCGGCTTCCGCTTCCCGGCCCAGGACCAGTTCCTCGTCCTCGCTCGCGGCCACCCGCTCACCGAACGGGAGAACCTCACCGCGGAGGAACTGGCCGAGATCGACCTGCTCCACCGCGAGGGCGATGCGCCGGACTACTGGAAAACCGCCCGCACCCCGCTGACCACGCCATCCGGGACGCCGATCCTGTCCACCACCGGGATCACCACCATCCAGCAGGGACTCGCCCTCGCCGCGACCGGGCGGCACGGCATGCTGGTCTGCCGGCCCCTCATCGAGCACAGCAGCCGCGGTGACCTCGACGTCATCCCCGTCCGAGGACTCGAAGCCACCAGCCAGCTCGGCCTCGTCTGGCGCACCGAGCACACCAGCCCGCAGCTGACCGCCCTGGCCCATCTCCTGGACGAAGCCGTGCACCACTGA
- a CDS encoding dihydrolipoamide acetyltransferase family protein produces the protein MAEAHQFTLPDVGEGLTEAEIVAWRVRPGDAVEVNDILVEVETAKSLVELPSPYAGVISDLHAAEGDTVEVGSVIVSFGAAGARPAEPEPEPAPEPEEERRPVLVGYGPSRRKVARRARKPGYRPVPNPPQQTAPGKPHATPPVRLLARELGVDLTAVRPTGPWERITRSDVRAAAERTAGSGEPAETRIPVRGVRKATAEAMVSSAFTAPHVTEWVTADVTESLALLDQLRADPAFRGARLTPLVLIVRAVLSALRAHPAINAKWDGGAGEIVQYRDVNLGIAVAAPRGLLVPTIKSAQQLGTRELCDALDELIVQARDGKTPPEAMTGGTFTITNIGVFGVDGGTPILNPGEAGILCVGQIVRRPWEHRGAIELRSVCTLSLSFDHRLVDGQLGSAVLAHIAQLLTQPSLALVR, from the coding sequence ATGGCCGAAGCACACCAGTTCACCCTGCCCGACGTGGGCGAAGGACTCACCGAAGCCGAGATCGTCGCCTGGCGCGTCCGGCCCGGCGACGCGGTGGAGGTGAACGACATCCTGGTCGAGGTCGAAACCGCGAAGTCCCTCGTCGAACTGCCGTCGCCGTACGCCGGGGTGATCAGCGACCTGCACGCGGCCGAGGGGGACACCGTCGAGGTCGGTTCCGTCATCGTCAGCTTCGGTGCGGCCGGTGCCCGCCCGGCCGAGCCGGAGCCCGAGCCGGCGCCCGAGCCGGAGGAAGAACGGCGGCCGGTGCTGGTGGGTTACGGGCCGAGCCGCCGGAAGGTGGCGCGCCGCGCCCGCAAACCCGGCTACCGGCCCGTCCCGAACCCGCCGCAGCAGACAGCTCCCGGCAAGCCGCACGCCACCCCACCGGTCCGCCTGCTCGCCCGCGAACTCGGTGTCGACCTGACCGCGGTGCGTCCGACGGGACCGTGGGAACGGATCACCCGATCCGACGTGCGGGCCGCCGCGGAGCGGACGGCGGGCAGCGGCGAACCGGCGGAGACCCGGATCCCGGTCAGGGGGGTGCGCAAGGCGACGGCGGAGGCGATGGTCTCCTCGGCCTTCACCGCCCCGCACGTCACGGAGTGGGTGACCGCCGACGTCACCGAGTCGCTGGCGCTGCTGGACCAGCTCCGCGCCGACCCCGCGTTCCGCGGAGCCCGGCTCACCCCGCTCGTGCTGATCGTGCGGGCGGTGCTGTCCGCGCTGCGCGCGCACCCCGCCATCAACGCGAAGTGGGACGGCGGCGCGGGCGAAATCGTGCAGTACCGCGATGTGAACCTCGGGATCGCGGTGGCCGCCCCGCGCGGCCTGCTCGTGCCCACCATCAAGTCGGCGCAGCAGCTCGGCACGCGCGAGCTCTGCGACGCCCTCGACGAGCTGATCGTCCAGGCGCGGGACGGGAAGACGCCGCCGGAGGCGATGACCGGCGGCACGTTCACCATCACCAACATCGGGGTCTTCGGCGTCGACGGCGGCACCCCGATCCTGAACCCCGGCGAGGCCGGCATCCTCTGCGTCGGCCAGATCGTGCGCAGGCCGTGGGAACACCGGGGCGCGATCGAGCTCCGCAGCGTCTGCACGCTGTCGCTGTCCTTCGACCACCGGCTCGTCGACGGGCAGCTGGGCAGCGCGGTACTCGCGCACATCGCGCAGTTGCTCACCCAGCCGTCACTCGCGCTCGTCCGATGA
- a CDS encoding ABC transporter ATP-binding protein, producing MTLQVNDVRVAFGGLVALDGVSLTAEPGAVTALIGPNGAGKTTLFNVISGLIEPESGSIRLDDAELLRRSARRRARMGIVRSFQELRLFGGVSVQEQTVFAAERTVFTRSHHTRVRATQILDRLGLSGARRDLAANLSYGQQKAVSIARMLAMNGRAWLLDEQAAGLAPREYDLFCEVVTEAKERGLIILLIEHNLQLVRDLADVVVFLDRGRELATGTADEVFSDEVVRALYFGKRDQEV from the coding sequence GCCGAACCGGGAGCCGTCACCGCTCTGATCGGTCCGAACGGAGCCGGCAAGACGACGTTGTTCAACGTCATCTCGGGCCTCATCGAACCGGAGAGCGGGAGCATCCGCCTGGACGACGCCGAACTGCTCCGGCGTTCGGCCCGCCGGCGCGCGCGGATGGGCATCGTGCGCTCGTTCCAGGAATTGCGGCTCTTCGGGGGCGTCTCGGTGCAGGAGCAGACGGTGTTCGCGGCCGAGCGGACCGTTTTCACCCGCTCCCACCACACGCGAGTGCGCGCCACGCAGATCCTGGACCGCCTCGGGTTGTCCGGGGCCCGGCGCGACCTCGCCGCCAACCTCAGCTACGGGCAGCAGAAGGCGGTGTCGATCGCCCGCATGCTGGCCATGAACGGCCGGGCGTGGCTGCTCGACGAGCAGGCCGCCGGACTCGCCCCGCGGGAGTACGACCTGTTCTGCGAAGTGGTGACCGAGGCCAAGGAACGCGGCCTGATCATCCTGTTGATCGAACACAACCTCCAGCTGGTCCGGGACCTGGCCGATGTGGTCGTGTTCCTCGACCGGGGACGGGAACTCGCCACCGGCACGGCGGACGAGGTGTTCTCCGACGAGGTGGTGCGGGCGCTCTACTTCGGCAAGCGAGACCAGGAGGTCTGA
- a CDS encoding Lrp/AsnC family transcriptional regulator, which yields MLDEIDREILQLLRQDGRRTVRDIAGQIGLTVAPTKRRIDRLEETGVINGYTARIDTTKVDGELEAVVELRVVGNLELDTILSFAENIPEVTEVLTLAGDPDALVRVHATNTDDLQRVVNLLRTNGQVTGTKTLVVLGSWSRLT from the coding sequence ATGCTCGACGAGATCGACCGGGAGATCCTCCAGCTCCTGCGCCAGGACGGCCGCCGGACCGTCCGGGACATCGCCGGCCAGATCGGGCTGACCGTCGCGCCGACCAAAAGGCGCATCGATCGTCTCGAGGAAACCGGTGTGATCAACGGTTACACCGCCCGCATCGACACGACCAAAGTGGACGGTGAGCTGGAGGCCGTGGTCGAGCTCCGGGTGGTCGGCAACCTGGAGCTCGACACGATCCTGTCCTTCGCCGAGAACATCCCGGAAGTCACCGAGGTCCTGACCCTGGCCGGCGATCCGGACGCCCTGGTCCGCGTGCACGCCACGAACACCGACGACCTGCAGCGCGTGGTCAACCTGTTGCGCACCAACGGCCAGGTCACCGGAACGAAGACACTGGTGGTGCTCGGTTCCTGGTCCCGGCTGACCTAG
- a CDS encoding alpha-ketoacid dehydrogenase subunit beta, with protein MSTTAEVPAGELTLGAALNAGLRQAMADDESVILVGEDIGALGGVFRVTDGLRAEFGDHRVIDSLLAESGIVGTAIGLALRGYRPVCEIQFDGFVYPAFDQIVSQLAKLRARSGGRLRIPVTIRIPCGGGIGAVEHHSESNEAYFCHTAGLRVVACASPADAHWMIQQAIACDDPVIFYEPKRRYWDKAPVEPGPVPADAPALDQARIARAGADVTVIAYGPAVRVALDAATVAESEGRSLEVIDLRSLSPLDFGTLTASVRKTGRVVVVHEAPTFCGLGAEIAAEITERCFHLLEAPVQRVGGWNTPYPPARTEEHYLPDLDRVLDAVDGTYQY; from the coding sequence ATGAGCACGACAGCAGAAGTGCCCGCCGGGGAACTCACGCTGGGAGCCGCGCTCAACGCCGGTCTCCGGCAGGCCATGGCCGACGACGAGTCGGTGATCCTCGTCGGCGAGGACATCGGCGCGCTCGGCGGGGTGTTCCGCGTGACCGATGGCTTGCGCGCCGAGTTCGGCGACCACCGGGTGATCGATTCGCTGCTCGCCGAATCCGGCATCGTCGGCACCGCGATCGGCCTGGCGCTGCGCGGGTACCGGCCGGTCTGCGAGATCCAGTTCGACGGCTTCGTCTACCCGGCGTTCGACCAGATCGTCTCGCAGCTGGCCAAGCTGCGTGCCCGCTCCGGGGGACGGCTCCGCATCCCGGTGACGATCCGGATCCCGTGCGGTGGCGGGATCGGTGCGGTCGAGCACCACAGCGAGTCCAACGAAGCCTATTTCTGCCACACCGCCGGCCTCCGGGTCGTCGCGTGCGCCAGCCCCGCCGACGCGCACTGGATGATCCAGCAAGCCATCGCCTGCGACGACCCGGTGATCTTCTACGAACCGAAACGCCGGTACTGGGACAAGGCGCCCGTCGAACCGGGCCCGGTGCCGGCCGATGCGCCCGCCCTCGATCAGGCGCGCATCGCGCGGGCCGGTGCGGACGTCACGGTGATCGCGTACGGCCCGGCGGTCCGCGTCGCACTGGACGCGGCGACCGTCGCCGAATCCGAGGGCCGGTCGCTGGAGGTGATCGACCTGCGTTCGCTGTCGCCGCTGGACTTCGGCACGCTCACCGCCTCCGTGCGCAAGACCGGCCGTGTGGTGGTCGTGCACGAGGCGCCCACGTTCTGCGGGCTCGGCGCCGAGATCGCCGCGGAGATCACCGAACGGTGCTTCCACCTGCTCGAAGCCCCGGTGCAGCGGGTCGGTGGCTGGAACACCCCGTACCCACCGGCCCGGACCGAAGAGCACTACCTGCCCGACCTCGACCGCGTGCTGGATGCGGTCGACGGCACCTACCAGTACTGA
- a CDS encoding MFS transporter codes for MPAADPFPTTPARTEPAERTSPGQWVAVAMVTLSTFLVVTSEMLPVGVLTPMADGLGISSGVAGSSLTITGLVAAVTAPVVPRLLGNADRRHVLAVAVLALTVGNVLTAVSTGFGMLVASRTVLGLGMGTVWGLAAAVAARLVAPRSAALAVSIAVSGVASASVFGVPLGTLIGNAFGWRTAFAALAGLGVVLAAGLLAALPRLRRPQTTEAGDEAPRRSLVRPAVVIGLLVVVFLVTAHFAAYTYVRPALEQLPRLAPDAVALLLLIYGVFGLAGNFLAGAAAARRAKATVLALAAGIAAAIAALALFGSGALAAGLAIALWGIAYGGLSVGGQLWMTQAAPDRVEHVTGIYVGFFTAAIAAGAFLGGVVIETAGIVTLLWATAGLAALSLVIGLAARGPRVTAAG; via the coding sequence ATGCCCGCTGCTGATCCCTTCCCCACCACGCCCGCGCGCACGGAGCCCGCGGAGCGCACCAGCCCCGGCCAGTGGGTCGCGGTGGCGATGGTGACGTTGAGCACCTTCCTGGTGGTGACCTCGGAAATGCTGCCGGTCGGGGTGCTCACTCCGATGGCCGACGGGCTGGGCATCTCGTCCGGGGTGGCCGGGTCGAGCCTGACGATCACCGGGCTGGTCGCCGCGGTGACCGCGCCGGTGGTGCCGCGGCTGCTGGGGAACGCGGACCGCCGCCACGTGCTGGCGGTCGCGGTGCTGGCCCTGACGGTGGGGAACGTGCTCACCGCGGTCTCCACCGGTTTCGGGATGCTGGTGGCGTCCCGGACCGTGCTCGGTCTCGGCATGGGCACGGTGTGGGGACTCGCGGCCGCGGTCGCCGCCCGCCTGGTGGCTCCGCGGAGTGCTGCCCTGGCGGTGTCCATCGCCGTGTCCGGAGTCGCCTCCGCCTCGGTGTTCGGTGTCCCGCTGGGAACCCTGATCGGCAACGCCTTCGGCTGGCGCACGGCCTTCGCCGCGCTCGCCGGTCTCGGGGTCGTGCTCGCGGCCGGACTGCTGGCCGCGTTGCCCCGGCTGCGCCGGCCACAGACCACCGAGGCAGGCGACGAAGCGCCGCGCCGCTCGCTGGTGCGCCCGGCGGTGGTGATCGGTTTGCTCGTCGTGGTCTTCCTGGTCACCGCCCACTTCGCCGCCTACACCTACGTCCGTCCCGCCCTGGAGCAGCTGCCGCGGCTCGCGCCGGATGCCGTGGCCCTGCTGTTGCTGATCTACGGCGTGTTCGGGCTGGCCGGGAACTTCCTCGCGGGCGCCGCCGCCGCCCGTCGGGCCAAGGCCACGGTGCTCGCGCTGGCCGCCGGGATCGCCGCCGCGATCGCCGCACTGGCGTTGTTCGGCAGCGGTGCGCTGGCGGCGGGGCTGGCGATCGCGTTGTGGGGGATCGCCTACGGCGGGCTGTCGGTGGGTGGCCAGCTCTGGATGACGCAGGCGGCACCGGACCGGGTGGAGCACGTCACCGGGATCTACGTCGGCTTCTTCACCGCCGCCATCGCCGCCGGGGCGTTCCTCGGCGGGGTGGTGATCGAGACCGCGGGCATCGTCACCCTGCTGTGGGCGACCGCCGGACTCGCCGCCCTGTCCCTGGTGATCGGGCTCGCGGCGCGAGGTCCCCGGGTGACCGCCGCCGGCTAG
- a CDS encoding thiamine pyrophosphate-dependent enzyme produces the protein MTDLTDVPKTPADLGVAPEPPMRLLGEDGELLAGAADAGITAELTRGLYRDMVLARQFDQDAFNLQRQGELGLWLSCRGQEAAQVGSIRAVRASDHVFPSYREHAAALCRGLEPAELLTQWRGTAHGGWDPSGYRFHLYSLVLSTQLLHATGYALGVAADRRREPGVDEIVLCYFGDGAASQGDANEALNWAAVTGAPLVFFCQNNQWAISTPSAAQSRTPLHVRAAGFGLTATVVDGNDVLAVHAATAAAAARVRAGGPPEFIEAITYRMAGHSTSDDPTRYRDAEEVRRWEERDPVTRVRRLLDARGWAGEEFHTALKEEATALSEATRAACRALAPPPLEDTFRHTLVEETAALRAERERYTAWRESFA, from the coding sequence ATGACGGACTTGACCGACGTACCGAAGACACCGGCCGACCTCGGTGTCGCGCCCGAGCCGCCGATGCGCCTGCTCGGCGAGGACGGCGAGCTGCTGGCAGGTGCCGCGGACGCCGGCATCACCGCCGAGCTCACCCGGGGCCTGTACCGCGACATGGTGCTCGCGCGCCAGTTCGACCAGGATGCGTTCAACCTCCAGCGCCAGGGCGAGCTCGGGTTGTGGTTGTCCTGCCGCGGGCAGGAGGCGGCCCAGGTCGGCAGCATCCGGGCCGTCCGCGCGAGCGATCACGTGTTCCCGTCCTACCGGGAACACGCGGCCGCGTTGTGCCGCGGCCTGGAACCCGCGGAACTGCTGACGCAGTGGCGCGGCACCGCCCACGGGGGCTGGGACCCCAGCGGGTACCGCTTCCACCTCTATTCGCTGGTCTTGTCCACCCAGCTGCTGCACGCCACCGGCTACGCACTGGGCGTGGCCGCCGACCGGCGCCGGGAGCCCGGCGTGGACGAGATCGTGCTGTGCTACTTCGGTGACGGTGCGGCGAGCCAGGGCGACGCGAACGAGGCCCTGAACTGGGCGGCGGTGACCGGCGCGCCGCTGGTGTTCTTCTGCCAGAACAACCAGTGGGCGATCTCGACCCCGTCCGCCGCGCAGAGCCGGACCCCGTTGCACGTGCGGGCGGCCGGTTTCGGCCTGACCGCCACGGTCGTCGACGGCAACGACGTGCTCGCCGTGCACGCGGCGACCGCGGCGGCGGCCGCACGGGTTCGCGCCGGCGGGCCGCCCGAGTTCATCGAGGCGATCACCTACCGGATGGCGGGGCACTCCACTTCGGACGATCCCACCCGGTACCGGGACGCCGAGGAGGTGCGGCGCTGGGAGGAGCGGGACCCGGTCACGCGCGTGCGGCGGCTGCTCGACGCCCGCGGCTGGGCCGGCGAGGAGTTCCACACCGCGCTGAAGGAGGAGGCAACGGCGCTGTCCGAAGCGACTCGTGCCGCCTGCCGGGCCCTGGCGCCGCCGCCGCTGGAGGACACCTTCCGCCACACCCTGGTCGAGGAGACCGCGGCGCTGCGTGCGGAACGTGAGCGGTACACCGCGTGGCGGGAGTCCTTCGCATGA
- a CDS encoding ATP-binding cassette domain-containing protein, giving the protein MTNSAITASGLRKAYQDKVVLDGVDLDVRTGTVFSLLGPNGAGKTTTVNVLTTLLKADSGTVRVAGHDVATETKAVRSAIGVTGQFAAVDELLTGEENLQLMADLRHLGTRESKRVVEDLLHRFDLTESARKTAATYSGGMRRKLDLAMTLVGRPRIIFLDEPTTGLDPRSRRTMWTIVRDLVAEGITIFLTTQYLEEADQLADRIAVLDRGKLVAEGTPGELKRMIPGGHVRFRFPDAERLAAATRVLPDGTPDEENLTLRLPSDGGVKSLRTVLDRLDDYAIEVEEFSVHTPDLDDVFLALTGHSHTEADAR; this is encoded by the coding sequence ATGACGAACTCCGCGATCACGGCCTCCGGGCTACGGAAGGCCTACCAGGACAAAGTCGTGCTCGACGGCGTCGACCTGGACGTGCGCACGGGCACCGTGTTCTCCCTGCTCGGCCCGAACGGGGCCGGCAAGACCACCACCGTCAACGTCCTCACCACACTGCTGAAGGCCGACAGCGGCACCGTCCGCGTCGCCGGGCACGACGTCGCCACCGAAACCAAGGCGGTGCGCTCGGCGATCGGGGTCACCGGCCAGTTCGCGGCCGTGGACGAGCTGCTGACCGGCGAGGAGAACCTCCAGCTGATGGCCGATCTGCGGCACCTGGGCACCCGGGAGAGCAAGCGGGTCGTCGAGGATCTGCTGCACCGGTTCGACCTGACCGAGTCGGCGCGCAAGACCGCGGCCACCTACTCCGGGGGCATGCGGCGGAAGCTGGACCTGGCGATGACCCTGGTCGGGCGGCCCCGCATCATCTTCCTGGACGAGCCGACCACCGGGCTGGACCCGCGCAGCCGCCGGACGATGTGGACGATCGTGCGGGACCTGGTGGCCGAGGGCATCACCATCTTCCTCACCACCCAGTACCTCGAGGAGGCCGACCAGCTCGCCGACCGGATCGCGGTGCTGGACCGGGGCAAGCTGGTGGCCGAGGGCACCCCCGGCGAGCTGAAGCGGATGATCCCCGGCGGTCACGTGCGGTTCCGCTTCCCCGACGCCGAGCGGCTCGCCGCGGCCACCCGGGTGCTGCCGGACGGCACGCCGGACGAGGAGAACCTGACCCTGCGGTTGCCCAGCGACGGTGGCGTGAAGTCGCTGCGGACGGTGCTGGACCGCCTCGACGACTACGCGATCGAGGTCGAGGAGTTCTCCGTGCACACGCCGGACCTCGACGACGTTTTCCTCGCCCTGACCGGACACTCGCACACGGAGGCCGACGCCCGATGA
- a CDS encoding ABC transporter ATP-binding protein, with product MLTIDSLTVRLGHRTVVDALSAALPPGEISLILGHNGAGKSTLLRTIAGLLRPAGGSIALDGADIARRSPVEVARSGVVLVPQGRGVFADLSVAENIKLGMWNARRLGRSTTDTERARLDDARELFPVLDEQWHSRAGSLSGGQQQQVAIARAFLANPKVLLLDEPSVGLSPKLADVVLTTVASLRREDRIIVLVEQNVHQALAVADSVAVMRAGAVEQHGLAPSDIAQQDLAAIF from the coding sequence ATGCTCACCATCGACTCGCTGACCGTCCGCCTCGGGCACCGCACCGTGGTCGACGCCTTGAGCGCCGCCCTGCCGCCCGGCGAGATCAGCTTGATCCTGGGGCACAACGGCGCCGGCAAATCGACGTTGTTGCGCACCATCGCGGGACTTCTCCGCCCGGCGGGGGGCAGCATCGCCCTCGACGGCGCCGACATCGCCCGGCGCTCCCCGGTGGAGGTGGCCCGGTCCGGTGTCGTCCTGGTTCCGCAGGGCCGTGGTGTCTTCGCCGACCTGAGCGTCGCGGAGAACATCAAGCTCGGCATGTGGAACGCCCGGCGGCTCGGCCGCAGCACCACCGACACCGAGCGCGCCCGGCTCGACGACGCCCGCGAACTCTTCCCGGTCCTGGACGAACAATGGCACTCACGCGCGGGCTCGCTCTCCGGCGGCCAGCAACAACAGGTCGCGATCGCCCGGGCCTTCCTGGCCAACCCGAAGGTCCTCCTGCTGGACGAACCGTCGGTCGGTCTGTCGCCGAAGCTGGCGGACGTCGTGCTGACCACGGTCGCCTCGCTGCGCCGCGAGGACCGCATCATCGTGCTGGTGGAGCAGAACGTTCACCAGGCGCTCGCGGTGGCCGACTCCGTCGCGGTCATGCGTGCCGGCGCGGTGGAACAGCACGGCCTCGCTCCGTCCGACATCGCCCAGCAGGACCTCGCCGCGATCTTCTAG
- a CDS encoding Glu/Leu/Phe/Val family dehydrogenase, which translates to MPISLGDAVPDDAEFEQILHCSDDHSGLSSVIAIHDTTLGPSLGGIRMRRYPDQAAAAADAKRLAEAMTYKSALAGLDLGGGKSVINADPAAPDRNELLLAHARHIQSLGGRYIPAVDMGTTVADLRLVGTVVSTVSSSRRDPSDFTARGVVAAIRGAVQATEGRGLSGLRVGIQGLGHVGRQIADLLADEGAKLVVADIDDRRAREVRARTGAVVVPPSDILLADVDVLCPCAAGGVVDAELAKTLTARYVIGAANNVLADPALAATLRARDIVHVPDFVANAGGLIACAAEVRGDDSDLLHRVEAIGDTTENLLRTAGRRGQDTVSVAMQLAEDRIAGARAAGKTVPR; encoded by the coding sequence ATGCCGATCAGCCTCGGAGACGCCGTGCCCGACGATGCCGAATTCGAGCAGATCCTGCACTGCTCGGACGACCACAGCGGGCTGTCCTCGGTGATCGCCATCCACGACACCACACTCGGGCCGTCCCTGGGCGGCATCCGCATGCGGCGCTACCCCGACCAGGCGGCCGCCGCCGCGGACGCGAAGCGGCTCGCCGAGGCGATGACGTACAAGTCCGCGCTGGCGGGTCTCGACCTCGGTGGTGGCAAGAGCGTGATCAACGCCGATCCGGCCGCGCCGGACCGGAACGAGTTGCTGCTCGCGCACGCCCGGCACATCCAGTCTCTGGGCGGCCGCTACATCCCCGCGGTCGACATGGGAACGACCGTCGCGGACCTGCGTCTCGTCGGAACCGTCGTGTCGACGGTGTCGAGCAGCCGCCGTGACCCGTCGGACTTCACCGCGCGTGGCGTCGTCGCGGCCATCCGGGGTGCGGTGCAGGCGACCGAAGGCCGCGGCCTGAGCGGGTTGCGGGTCGGCATCCAGGGCCTCGGGCACGTCGGCAGGCAGATCGCCGACCTGCTCGCGGACGAGGGCGCGAAGCTCGTCGTCGCGGACATCGACGATCGCCGGGCGCGGGAGGTGCGGGCCCGGACCGGTGCGGTCGTGGTCCCGCCGTCGGACATCCTGCTCGCCGATGTCGACGTGCTGTGCCCGTGCGCCGCGGGCGGTGTGGTCGATGCGGAGCTGGCGAAGACGCTCACCGCGCGCTACGTCATCGGCGCGGCGAACAACGTGCTCGCCGATCCGGCGCTCGCCGCCACGTTGCGCGCGCGGGACATCGTGCACGTCCCGGACTTCGTCGCCAACGCCGGCGGTCTCATCGCCTGCGCCGCGGAGGTCCGCGGTGACGATTCCGATTTGCTGCACCGGGTGGAGGCCATCGGCGACACCACCGAGAACCTCCTCCGGACGGCCGGCCGGCGCGGGCAGGACACCGTGTCGGTCGCGATGCAGCTCGCGGAGGACCGCATCGCCGGGGCACGGGCGGCCGGGAAAACCGTTCCCCGGTAA